In Coleofasciculus chthonoplastes PCC 7420, a single genomic region encodes these proteins:
- a CDS encoding WD40 domain-containing protein — translation MADIFISYSSPDKDAIQRVYDALTQEKRNIWLNWQESPLTQTEPEIEAAHTCIFFISPHAIQSERCTQELEYAIQRCKRIIPIVLRDDQLKGVHPELARLNWVFFRETDDFNGSFESLLKTLDTDLDHIKKHTRLQQLAKEWDKKQRNNHLLLRGSELEAAEQWFTTSAEIEPKPTQLQREYIDAGRKARTRGQRRLLAGVSVALGASVILGGVAFVQYLKAERLRMQAYTGQIISHSKTAEALFTSGQGFEARLEALKAGRKLQNANWSQKDTQLNANVITALQQTVSWGRERNQLEGHTDRVWDVSYSPDGEWIATASNDQTVKLWRPDGTLVRTLTGHTQQVRSVSFSPDGQTLASGSFDGTVNLWNREGTLIKTIAAHDDAVNSVKFSPDGKLLATASNDQTVKLWQPDGTLVGTLAGHQGQVYGVSFSPDGETLATASWDGTVKLWTLEGEERLTLTGHEAGVSGVSFSPDGQRIASSGADNTIKLWSQDGTLITTLTGHENLINGVVWSPDGQTLASSSDDQTVKLWRLDGETRHGASLQQTLTGHQGAVYGTSFSPDGQTLASASLDKTVKLWQLGERQLVDTLQGHRDSVNSVRFSPQGNYLASASSDKTVKLWQSDGTELATLQENRDRVYDVNFSPDGETIVTVGNDKRVRLWNREGKLLKTLPGEDNLEDGHRDRINRVSFSPDGETIATASEDATIKLWNRNGMLLKTLDEHRSGVNDISFSPDGEMIASVSSDKAVIWDKTGTVLSSWQADDEAITAVTFSPDGETIATASEDKMVKLWDKEGVLLNTFAGHDNPVYAVAFSPDGQTIASGSLDGQIKLWQRDGTPIVTLKGHQDEIRGLSFHPDKQTLASASLDNSIILWNLEDVNQTVLDNLLVRSCDWVGDYLKTNPNVTDRDRALCN, via the coding sequence ATGGCTGACATTTTTATATCCTACTCCTCCCCCGATAAAGACGCGATTCAGAGAGTCTATGACGCCCTTACCCAAGAGAAACGAAATATCTGGCTGAATTGGCAAGAAAGTCCTCTAACCCAGACTGAACCAGAAATAGAAGCCGCCCACACCTGTATCTTTTTTATTAGTCCCCACGCCATTCAATCGGAACGCTGTACTCAAGAACTGGAGTACGCAATTCAACGCTGCAAACGGATTATCCCAATTGTGCTGCGGGATGATCAACTCAAAGGCGTACATCCAGAATTAGCTAGACTCAACTGGGTATTCTTCCGCGAAACTGATGATTTTAACGGGTCATTTGAGTCCCTCCTCAAAACCCTAGATACCGATTTAGACCATATTAAGAAACATACCCGCTTGCAACAACTAGCGAAAGAGTGGGATAAGAAACAACGCAATAATCACCTTTTACTCCGAGGAAGTGAACTCGAAGCCGCCGAACAATGGTTCACCACCAGCGCGGAAATCGAACCCAAACCAACCCAACTTCAGCGAGAGTATATTGATGCAGGACGAAAAGCTAGAACCCGTGGTCAAAGACGACTCTTGGCTGGCGTGAGTGTGGCGTTAGGCGCTTCGGTTATTTTAGGCGGAGTGGCATTCGTTCAATATTTAAAAGCCGAACGACTGCGGATGCAAGCCTATACTGGGCAGATTATTAGCCACAGTAAAACAGCAGAAGCGTTGTTTACGTCTGGTCAAGGCTTTGAAGCCCGATTAGAAGCCCTGAAAGCGGGACGTAAACTGCAAAATGCTAACTGGAGTCAAAAGGATACTCAGTTAAACGCCAATGTAATCACCGCCCTACAACAAACGGTGTCTTGGGGTAGAGAACGGAACCAATTAGAGGGTCATACGGACAGAGTATGGGATGTCAGTTATAGTCCCGATGGTGAATGGATAGCTACTGCGAGTAATGACCAAACCGTAAAACTTTGGCGTCCAGATGGTACATTAGTTCGTACCCTCACTGGACACACTCAGCAAGTCCGGAGCGTGAGTTTCTCTCCAGATGGGCAAACCCTTGCCAGTGGCAGTTTCGATGGGACGGTTAACCTGTGGAATCGAGAAGGAACTCTGATTAAAACCATCGCCGCCCATGACGATGCTGTCAATAGCGTCAAGTTTAGCCCTGATGGTAAACTCCTCGCCACCGCCAGTAATGACCAAACGGTGAAACTTTGGCAGCCAGATGGCACGTTGGTGGGTACTTTAGCCGGACATCAGGGTCAAGTTTATGGCGTCAGTTTTAGCCCTGATGGTGAAACCTTGGCGACGGCGAGTTGGGATGGTACGGTAAAGCTTTGGACACTAGAGGGTGAAGAACGGTTAACCCTGACGGGTCATGAGGCTGGCGTTAGCGGGGTTAGCTTTAGTCCAGATGGGCAACGTATTGCCTCAAGTGGTGCAGACAATACGATCAAACTCTGGAGTCAAGACGGCACCCTGATCACCACGCTGACGGGACATGAAAACCTGATCAATGGCGTGGTTTGGAGTCCAGATGGACAAACTCTCGCCTCTAGTAGTGATGACCAAACCGTGAAACTCTGGCGTTTAGATGGAGAGACGCGCCATGGCGCGTCTCTACAACAGACGCTAACGGGACATCAGGGTGCGGTTTATGGGACGAGTTTTAGTCCCGATGGGCAGACGTTGGCGTCGGCGAGTTTAGATAAGACGGTGAAATTGTGGCAACTGGGTGAACGTCAGCTTGTTGATACGCTTCAGGGACATCGGGATTCGGTCAATAGTGTCCGGTTTAGTCCCCAGGGGAATTATTTGGCATCCGCGAGTTCAGACAAGACGGTGAAACTCTGGCAAAGTGATGGGACAGAGTTAGCCACGCTGCAAGAGAATCGCGATCGCGTCTATGATGTGAACTTTAGCCCCGACGGTGAGACGATTGTCACGGTGGGTAATGACAAACGGGTGCGCTTGTGGAACCGAGAGGGGAAACTCCTGAAGACTTTGCCAGGGGAAGACAATCTAGAGGATGGACATCGCGATCGCATAAATCGGGTGAGTTTTTCTCCAGATGGCGAAACCATTGCCACAGCCAGTGAGGATGCAACGATTAAATTATGGAATCGCAACGGAATGCTACTGAAAACCCTCGATGAACATCGTAGTGGCGTCAATGATATCAGTTTCTCCCCCGACGGTGAGATGATTGCTTCAGTTAGTAGTGACAAAGCTGTGATTTGGGATAAAACTGGTACAGTCCTCTCATCATGGCAGGCAGATGATGAAGCGATCACAGCCGTGACTTTTTCTCCTGACGGTGAGACAATTGCCACCGCCAGTGAGGATAAAATGGTGAAACTGTGGGATAAAGAGGGCGTTTTGCTAAACACCTTCGCAGGTCATGATAATCCAGTTTATGCGGTAGCATTTTCTCCTGACGGTCAAACCATTGCATCTGGTAGTTTAGACGGACAGATCAAACTCTGGCAACGTGATGGCACGCCAATTGTCACCCTTAAAGGGCATCAGGATGAAATCAGAGGGTTAAGTTTCCACCCCGATAAGCAAACACTGGCATCTGCCAGTTTGGACAACAGCATCATTTTGTGGAATTTGGAGGATGTGAATCAAACGGTTCTGGATAATCTCCTGGTTCGCAGTTGTGACTGGGTAGGGGATTATCTGAAGACTAACCCCAATGTAACAGACCGCGATCGCGCCCTTTGTAACTAA
- a CDS encoding SagB/ThcOx family dehydrogenase produces MSNPQLSIAQHYHERTKYDPETIASKNKRLDWDNQPIPFKEYKLGTTIDLKPYLKEDPQAFAQEPGKSWWRLSRLLLCSYGLTAKMATMIGPPVYLRAAPSAGGLYPAEVYLISSGTSILAPGLYNYQCPSHSLVRFWDSEVWSGLQEACFQHPSLETTELAIITTAIFYRSAWRYEDRAYRRVFLDTGHLLGNIELAGALTGYRPSLIGGFVDQKVNDLLYLNPEQESAIAVVPLTDQFQEQSSPSQPTALPSATQFDYPELPDGELLAYLHQATQIEPTDKQEIESPPSGESESEKVGEDKYNFPFCTKISTTTSPIQWGSVTGEGYAPQALENTILKRRSTRAYTGAPLSLDELKLLLDFTYQPQHYSEQGFDSSPDYLDLSLIETFVAISGVAGLDEGCYYYAPKAQELRQIRFKNFRRELHFLCLGQELGRDASVVLFHTADLKKAVAKYGDRAYRYLHLDAGHLGQRLNLAAIYLTLGVSGIGGFFDQQVNEVLGIPPDEAVLYITTLGRPRS; encoded by the coding sequence ATGTCAAACCCACAATTATCGATCGCGCAACACTATCACGAACGTACCAAATACGATCCGGAGACGATCGCATCCAAAAATAAGCGATTAGACTGGGACAATCAACCGATACCCTTTAAAGAGTATAAACTAGGAACGACCATTGATCTGAAGCCCTATCTCAAAGAAGATCCCCAGGCGTTCGCCCAGGAACCCGGTAAAAGTTGGTGGCGGTTGTCACGGTTGCTCTTGTGCAGCTATGGCTTAACCGCTAAGATGGCAACCATGATTGGACCTCCGGTTTATTTAAGGGCGGCACCTTCAGCCGGGGGATTATATCCGGCGGAAGTCTATTTAATTTCCAGTGGAACTTCTATATTAGCTCCAGGACTGTATAACTATCAGTGTCCTAGCCATTCTCTAGTGCGCTTTTGGGATAGCGAGGTTTGGTCAGGGCTACAAGAGGCGTGTTTCCAGCATCCTAGCTTAGAGACAACGGAACTGGCGATTATCACCACCGCTATATTTTATCGTTCAGCTTGGCGCTATGAAGACCGCGCCTATCGCCGAGTGTTTCTGGATACGGGTCATTTGTTGGGCAATATTGAACTGGCGGGTGCGTTAACCGGGTATCGCCCCTCTCTGATTGGTGGCTTTGTGGATCAGAAGGTGAATGATCTGCTTTATCTTAACCCAGAACAAGAAAGCGCGATCGCAGTGGTTCCCCTCACGGATCAATTCCAGGAACAAAGCAGCCCTTCTCAGCCCACTGCTTTACCGTCAGCGACGCAGTTTGACTATCCCGAACTTCCTGATGGAGAATTGCTGGCTTACCTGCATCAAGCGACGCAAATTGAACCGACAGATAAGCAGGAAATCGAATCGCCACCATCTGGAGAATCAGAGTCAGAAAAGGTAGGTGAAGACAAGTATAATTTTCCCTTCTGTACCAAAATCTCTACGACTACATCACCGATTCAATGGGGTAGTGTTACCGGGGAAGGATATGCGCCTCAAGCCTTGGAAAATACGATTCTCAAACGGCGGTCAACTCGCGCTTATACGGGTGCGCCGCTATCCTTAGATGAACTTAAATTGCTACTCGATTTCACCTATCAACCCCAACACTACAGCGAACAAGGGTTTGATAGTTCTCCTGATTATTTGGATTTGAGTTTAATTGAAACCTTTGTGGCAATTTCTGGGGTGGCGGGTTTAGATGAAGGCTGCTATTATTATGCACCAAAAGCCCAAGAATTGCGGCAAATCCGCTTTAAAAACTTCCGGCGGGAATTACATTTTTTGTGCTTAGGACAAGAGTTAGGGCGGGATGCTAGTGTGGTTCTATTTCACACAGCAGACTTGAAAAAAGCTGTCGCCAAGTATGGCGATCGCGCTTATCGTTACCTGCATCTGGATGCGGGACATTTGGGACAACGGCTCAATTTAGCGGCGATTTATTTAACGTTGGGGGTGAGTGGTATTGGCGGGTTCTTTGATCAGCAAGTGAATGAGGTTTTGGGGATTCCTCCGGATGAGGCGGTTCTTTATATTACTACCTTGGGACGTCCGAGAAGTTGA
- a CDS encoding pentapeptide repeat-containing protein has translation MQKIGRTELLTQYAKGRRDFSAIDISEADLFEADLQGINLNGSDLQKSYLPYSNLSQAQLQQAQLQAAELSDTKLCQSNLSQANLQQANLSRATLRHANLRGANLAYTNLQGADLANADLRDANLNYANLSGANLTRTNLSQAQLKGAILFRSHNVNFSNAYVDCSTIYPDGHRHDCQASGLNCES, from the coding sequence ATGCAGAAGATTGGTAGAACAGAGTTACTGACTCAATATGCTAAGGGTAGACGCGACTTCAGTGCAATTGATATCAGTGAGGCAGACTTATTTGAAGCGGATCTCCAAGGCATTAATTTGAATGGCTCTGACTTACAAAAGAGTTATCTGCCTTACTCTAATCTCAGTCAAGCCCAACTCCAACAAGCCCAATTGCAAGCGGCTGAGTTGAGCGATACTAAACTATGCCAGAGTAATCTATCTCAGGCAAATTTACAACAAGCGAATCTATCAAGAGCAACATTACGTCATGCCAATTTACGGGGTGCTAATTTAGCCTATACCAACTTGCAAGGGGCTGATTTAGCTAATGCTGATCTAAGGGATGCCAATTTGAATTATGCTAACTTAAGCGGTGCTAATTTAACTCGGACTAATTTAAGTCAAGCTCAGTTAAAGGGAGCAATTCTTTTTCGCAGTCATAATGTTAATTTTTCTAATGCTTATGTCGATTGTTCAACTATTTATCCAGATGGACATCGACATGATTGTCAAGCATCTGGGTTAAACTGTGAATCATAG
- the dcm gene encoding DNA (cytosine-5-)-methyltransferase produces MTKIRFIDLFAGIGGIRLAFEQAANTLNYKTECVLASEISPDCQWVYKNNFNHEVLGDIRKINQLPPHDVLLAGFPCQSFSYAGKKAGFGDTRGTLFFEILRLIDTCKPKALIFENVRGIYSHDRGRTLETIKHELKSRGYSFDTFLLNSAHFGLPQNRVRLYMVGILGASPKFELISDLGPPDSHSYNCQQLSLFNPLTQPVAVADILEDNPDSKYDCSPEFVEALKNRLNNNLNQLHGRRLIDYRGGNSLHSWELGLRGKCSPEEIELMNRFILKRRNKEFGRNQDGKLLSREQIASFFNYPHLEQILDSLVAKKYLQIVDGKYKPVSGNFSFEVYKFLDPRKISVTLVASDANRLGIYHNDRVRRITPREAARLQGFPDEFILHSNDDKAYYQLGNSVSINVVKAVARDVILNTLSCQHTNKSLMALGWIGGLL; encoded by the coding sequence ATGACTAAGATCCGGTTTATTGATTTATTTGCAGGAATAGGGGGTATACGCCTAGCCTTTGAACAAGCAGCTAACACCTTAAACTACAAAACTGAATGTGTTTTAGCAAGTGAAATCAGTCCAGATTGTCAATGGGTTTACAAAAATAATTTTAACCATGAGGTATTAGGAGATATCCGGAAAATTAACCAATTACCGCCCCATGACGTTTTATTGGCAGGTTTTCCTTGTCAGTCTTTTTCCTATGCGGGAAAAAAGGCGGGATTTGGAGATACAAGAGGAACATTGTTTTTTGAAATATTAAGATTAATCGATACCTGTAAACCTAAAGCCTTGATTTTTGAAAATGTTCGCGGTATTTATAGTCATGATCGGGGTAGAACGTTAGAAACAATCAAGCATGAACTTAAAAGCCGAGGCTATAGCTTTGATACATTTCTCCTAAACAGTGCTCATTTTGGATTACCGCAAAACCGGGTTCGCCTGTACATGGTCGGGATTTTAGGTGCTTCGCCAAAATTTGAGTTGATTTCTGATTTAGGTCCGCCCGATTCCCATTCCTATAATTGTCAGCAGCTATCCTTATTTAATCCCTTGACCCAACCTGTTGCCGTGGCTGATATATTAGAAGATAATCCTGATTCTAAATATGATTGTTCCCCGGAGTTTGTTGAAGCTCTAAAAAATCGATTAAACAATAATTTGAATCAATTGCATGGTCGGCGGCTGATTGATTATCGTGGCGGAAATTCTCTGCACTCCTGGGAACTGGGTTTACGGGGAAAATGTAGTCCAGAAGAAATTGAGTTAATGAATCGTTTTATTTTGAAGCGTCGGAATAAAGAATTCGGTCGTAATCAAGATGGTAAGTTGCTTAGTCGAGAGCAAATCGCTAGCTTTTTTAATTATCCCCATTTAGAACAAATTCTTGACTCACTCGTGGCTAAAAAATATTTACAAATTGTTGATGGTAAATACAAACCTGTATCAGGGAACTTCTCCTTTGAAGTTTACAAGTTTTTAGATCCCCGAAAAATATCAGTCACGTTGGTTGCTAGCGATGCCAATCGATTAGGAATTTATCACAATGATCGGGTTCGGAGAATAACACCGCGAGAAGCCGCACGTCTCCAGGGATTTCCCGATGAGTTTATTTTGCATAGTAACGATGATAAAGCGTACTATCAGTTGGGTAATTCTGTCAGTATCAATGTTGTGAAAGCTGTCGCCCGCGACGTTATTTTGAATACATTATCATGTCAACACACCAACAAAAGTCTGATGGCGTTGGGATGGATAGGCGGGTTGCTGTAG
- a CDS encoding potassium channel family protein: MYSTLEEKYQRLRKELIGGGLALLGVALIGTLWYKLVEGWSWSDAAYMTIITLATVGYGETNPLGDRGRLFTISLILMGLIAIGYIVNRFTEALIQGYFQQGIRLRQRRRLIDTLTNHYILCGFGRTGRQIALEFKAEGIPFVTIDSQADQIEEARELGYIVVQGDATLDSTLHAVSIDKAICLVAALPSDAENLYTILSAKTLNPKIRAIARASSEDALKKLQRAGADAVVSPYITGGKRMASAALRPQVMDFVDGIITGADRSFYMEEFLIDPSSCPLIGKTLREAHLRSQTGALVLAIRRADGNLIAGPNGETLLLSGDVLICMGTAEQIRLLNRVLSPLRSHWVRRPKHG; this comes from the coding sequence GTGTACTCAACCCTAGAAGAGAAATATCAACGTTTGCGGAAAGAACTGATTGGTGGTGGGCTTGCCCTCTTGGGAGTCGCTCTCATTGGTACGCTATGGTACAAACTGGTGGAAGGGTGGTCATGGTCAGATGCTGCCTACATGACGATCATTACTCTGGCGACGGTTGGTTATGGCGAGACAAATCCTCTGGGCGATCGCGGACGCCTGTTCACCATTTCCCTGATTTTAATGGGTCTTATCGCCATTGGTTATATTGTCAATCGCTTTACAGAAGCCCTGATTCAAGGGTACTTTCAACAAGGAATTCGACTGAGGCAACGACGACGCTTGATTGATACCTTAACCAACCACTATATCCTCTGCGGCTTTGGTCGTACAGGGCGTCAGATTGCCCTAGAATTTAAGGCTGAGGGGATTCCGTTTGTCACGATCGACTCTCAAGCTGATCAGATAGAAGAGGCGCGAGAGTTGGGTTACATTGTTGTCCAAGGAGATGCGACTTTAGATAGTACCCTACATGCGGTGAGTATCGACAAGGCAATTTGTTTGGTGGCGGCGTTACCCTCTGATGCAGAAAATCTGTATACCATCCTCTCTGCCAAAACCCTCAATCCAAAAATCCGTGCCATTGCCCGGGCGAGTTCGGAAGACGCCTTGAAAAAGCTTCAACGTGCGGGTGCAGATGCAGTGGTGTCTCCCTACATCACCGGGGGTAAGCGCATGGCATCAGCTGCTCTGAGACCTCAGGTGATGGACTTTGTCGATGGGATTATCACCGGGGCTGATCGTTCATTTTACATGGAAGAGTTTCTGATTGACCCCTCAAGCTGTCCTTTGATCGGAAAAACCCTACGGGAAGCCCATTTGCGATCGCAAACCGGGGCATTAGTTTTAGCAATTCGCCGCGCCGATGGCAATCTGATTGCTGGACCTAATGGTGAAACCCTCCTACTCTCTGGAGATGTACTCATCTGCATGGGGACAGCCGAACAAATTCGCCTACTTAACCGTGTCCTCAGTCCCCTGCGTTCTCACTGGGTACGACGACCTAAGCATGGTTAA
- a CDS encoding ABC transporter substrate-binding protein: MFIPKIGKLTCLCLSLLILLTACSLPGEQSSKTVTLMGTLTGKGIQEVQQVVAPFTEATGIKVKYEGTDAFTTVLPVRVDAGNPPDLALFPQPGLMANFARDGKLIPIEQILSSTQLSEAFSQNWLNLARVDDTLYGIWYRIYLKSLVWYSPAAFAEKGYQVPKTWDEMMVLSDQIVADGGVPWCIGFGSGEATGWVGTDWIEDIMLRTVEPEVYDQWVNHEIPFTHPAVKNAFEKFGTIALNPDYVVGGKTGIQSIFFGDSPKPLFEQPPGCYLHHQATFISSFFPDDVVLGEDVDIFILPSIDPDLGVPLLVGGQIIGMFNDTPEARQLMEYLISVEPHEILAGIKGSISPHKQVSLEVYPDEVTKRQAKLLLSDDELIRYDASDLLPGAVGTGTFWTGIIDYVSGQDLDRILQTIEASLSDTKAGK, encoded by the coding sequence ATGTTCATCCCAAAAATCGGAAAGCTGACCTGTTTATGCCTGAGTTTATTGATACTCTTAACCGCTTGCAGTCTTCCGGGAGAACAGTCAAGCAAAACCGTGACACTCATGGGTACGCTAACCGGGAAAGGAATTCAAGAAGTGCAACAAGTGGTAGCCCCCTTTACCGAGGCGACGGGGATAAAGGTCAAGTATGAGGGAACGGATGCGTTCACCACGGTGTTACCCGTGCGGGTTGACGCTGGAAATCCGCCGGATCTCGCCCTGTTCCCCCAACCTGGTTTAATGGCAAACTTTGCCAGAGATGGGAAACTGATACCCATTGAGCAAATTTTGTCGTCCACCCAATTGTCAGAAGCCTTTTCTCAGAACTGGCTCAACTTAGCGCGGGTTGATGATACCCTCTACGGTATCTGGTATCGAATCTACCTGAAAAGTTTAGTCTGGTATAGCCCAGCCGCCTTTGCCGAAAAGGGGTATCAAGTCCCCAAAACCTGGGATGAAATGATGGTACTGTCTGACCAAATTGTGGCAGATGGAGGCGTTCCTTGGTGTATTGGTTTTGGTAGTGGTGAGGCAACGGGTTGGGTGGGAACCGACTGGATCGAGGATATCATGCTGCGAACCGTGGAACCCGAGGTTTATGATCAATGGGTGAACCACGAAATTCCCTTCACTCATCCAGCCGTTAAGAACGCCTTTGAAAAATTTGGTACGATTGCTTTAAATCCTGACTATGTTGTTGGCGGTAAAACGGGTATTCAGAGTATTTTCTTTGGGGATTCACCCAAGCCACTTTTCGAGCAACCGCCTGGATGTTATCTGCATCACCAAGCCACGTTTATCTCCTCGTTTTTCCCCGATGATGTTGTGTTGGGAGAGGATGTTGATATTTTTATACTTCCCAGTATTGATCCAGACTTAGGTGTGCCGTTGTTAGTGGGAGGGCAAATCATCGGCATGTTTAATGATACTCCAGAAGCACGGCAGTTAATGGAGTATTTGATTTCTGTGGAACCCCATGAAATTTTAGCTGGAATCAAAGGGTCAATCTCACCCCACAAACAGGTGAGTTTAGAGGTTTACCCCGATGAGGTGACCAAGCGTCAAGCTAAACTCTTATTATCTGACGATGAACTCATCCGCTACGACGCTTCCGATCTGCTTCCTGGAGCCGTAGGCACGGGGACATTCTGGACAGGTATTATAGATTATGTTTCCGGGCAAGATTTGGATCGGATTTTGCAGACTATTGAGGCAAGTTTGTCGGATACAAAAGCTGGTAAGTAG
- the uvrC gene encoding excinuclease ABC subunit UvrC yields the protein MISSAKVTPLVNNPDRLERRLKEIPAEPGVYLMRDGSDRILYIGKSKKLRSRVRSYFRNTQPLSPRIAMMVRQVVEIEFIVTDTEAESLALEANLVKQHQPYFNVLLKDDKKYPYICITWSEDYPRIFITRKRNLRKEKDRYYGPYVDVGLLRSTLHLLKQIFPQRQRPRPLFKDRPCLNYDIGRCPGVCQQLVSPQEYRQMVQKMAMVFQGRTGELIDILSKNMEQAAESLNFELAAKIRDQIKGLNALSADQKVALPDDTVSRDAISLAADANHACIQLFQIRAGRLVGRLGFFAEVPSGGIELGAILQRVLEDHYQTVDAVEIPSEILVQHQLTDTELLAEWLSERKGRKVTILVPQRQTKAELIEMVERNAKYELERTQKFADRNSQAMHDLAAILDLSDLPHRIEGYDISHIQGANPVASQVVFINGTPAKQHYRHYKIKNPTVTIGHSDDFASLAEVIRRRFRKYKDVGAGLTDTISPQTDNLTKPALSNHQENPDVGAGLTDTISPQTHNLTKPALSREQGISNDFPDLIMIDGGKGQLSAVVAVLQDMNLLDKVRVVSLAKQREEIFLPGESLPLPTDAEQPGVQLLRRLRDEAHRFAVSFHRQQRSNTLRRSRLDEIPGLGFARQKQLLAHFRSIDYIREASVQQLAEVPGIGSRLAEDIYTYFHP from the coding sequence GTGATATCCTCGGCTAAAGTAACCCCTCTAGTCAATAATCCCGATCGCCTAGAACGTCGCCTGAAAGAAATCCCGGCTGAACCTGGGGTTTATCTAATGCGTGACGGGAGCGATCGCATCCTCTATATTGGTAAATCAAAAAAGCTGCGATCGCGCGTTCGTTCCTATTTCCGTAACACCCAACCCCTGAGTCCCCGTATCGCCATGATGGTGCGTCAGGTGGTGGAGATTGAGTTTATTGTTACCGATACGGAAGCCGAATCTCTAGCATTAGAAGCCAATTTAGTCAAGCAGCATCAGCCGTATTTTAATGTGCTGCTCAAAGATGATAAGAAATATCCCTATATTTGTATTACTTGGTCAGAAGACTATCCGCGTATCTTTATTACCCGCAAGCGCAACCTGAGAAAGGAAAAGGATCGCTATTATGGTCCCTACGTCGATGTCGGCTTGCTGCGAAGTACATTACACCTACTCAAGCAGATTTTCCCCCAACGTCAACGTCCTCGTCCTTTGTTTAAAGACCGCCCTTGTCTTAACTATGATATTGGGCGTTGTCCTGGGGTTTGTCAACAGCTTGTTTCACCGCAGGAGTATCGCCAGATGGTGCAAAAAATGGCGATGGTGTTTCAGGGGCGAACAGGGGAACTGATTGATATTCTATCCAAAAATATGGAACAAGCGGCGGAATCGCTGAACTTTGAGTTAGCCGCGAAAATTCGGGATCAGATTAAAGGGTTGAACGCCCTCAGTGCTGACCAAAAAGTTGCCCTACCCGATGATACCGTATCACGGGATGCGATCTCGCTGGCGGCAGATGCTAATCATGCTTGTATTCAATTATTCCAGATTCGTGCAGGTCGATTAGTCGGACGATTGGGATTTTTCGCTGAAGTTCCATCAGGGGGAATTGAACTAGGGGCAATTTTACAACGGGTATTAGAAGACCATTATCAAACCGTTGACGCGGTAGAAATTCCTAGTGAAATTTTAGTCCAGCATCAGTTAACCGACACCGAGTTATTGGCAGAATGGTTAAGTGAACGGAAAGGGCGCAAAGTTACTATTTTAGTTCCCCAACGCCAAACCAAAGCTGAATTAATTGAAATGGTGGAACGGAATGCGAAGTATGAGTTGGAACGGACGCAGAAATTCGCTGACCGCAATAGCCAAGCGATGCACGATTTAGCCGCAATTTTGGATTTATCCGATTTACCCCATCGGATTGAAGGGTATGATATTTCTCACATTCAGGGGGCGAATCCAGTAGCGTCTCAGGTGGTATTTATTAATGGGACGCCAGCGAAACAACATTATCGTCACTATAAGATAAAAAATCCGACAGTAACGATTGGTCATTCCGATGATTTTGCCAGTTTAGCAGAAGTCATTCGTCGCCGTTTTCGCAAATATAAAGATGTAGGGGCGGGTTTGACCGATACCATTTCGCCACAAACCGATAACCTAACTAAACCCGCCCTTTCCAACCACCAGGAAAACCCCGATGTAGGGGCGGGTTTGACCGATACCATTTCGCCACAAACCCATAACCTAACTAAACCCGCCCTTTCCAGAGAACAGGGAATCTCTAATGATTTCCCGGATTTAATTATGATTGATGGTGGTAAAGGACAACTCTCCGCCGTGGTTGCAGTATTACAGGATATGAACCTGTTAGATAAAGTCCGAGTGGTGAGTTTAGCCAAGCAACGGGAGGAAATTTTTCTCCCTGGTGAATCCCTTCCCCTCCCCACCGACGCTGAACAACCGGGGGTGCAATTATTGCGGCGTTTACGTGATGAGGCGCATCGTTTCGCCGTAAGTTTCCATCGCCAGCAACGCAGTAATACATTACGCCGTTCTCGCTTAGATGAGATTCCCGGATTAGGATTTGCGCGTCAAAAACAGCTATTGGCACATTTTCGTTCTATTGATTATATTCGAGAAGCATCGGTACAACAGCTTGCTGAAGTTCCGGGAATAGGTTCGCGTTTAGCCGAAGATATTTATACCTATTTTCACCCATGA